GATACACTCATGCAACCCCTGAACTTCATCTTAAAGTTTAAACTTTCCACAAGCTGATCCTGTGAGCATCATTTGAAACAGAAATTTTCCAGACACATGGCAAAGGTTATAGAAGACCTTTGGAATGACTCAGTTTTTGCCTCCTTCCCATTCTGATTCTCCGAATTTATAACTAAAAGGAGCATATTATGGACAGAAGACTTTCCAGTCTTTGGAAGTTACCAGAGACTCTACAAGCCAGCAGCTTATTTAATCACTGCTACAAACCTGATATAACATTTTGCAATGATTTAAACTCTATTCTTTTCTCTTATAAATTAACCTTCACTATTTAGTCACTAAAGGATGGGTGGCATGATGATTCTTAGGTAAGATGTGAGTTAGACATTGACCTGTCTATGTGACTGAGCTCTTGAGCTCAGAAGAACCCTTTGATTAAATTGGTTTTCAGTCGTCATAAAGTCTAGGGTCTGGATGATGAAATAAGGGCTGGAATGAGACTGCATTTTTGACTGCTTCTTACCTAACATGGTGAGACTGTAGCTTacttttgttactggcttggtatATCTAATAACAGAAGAACCAGCAGTTTGGGTTGAGTCTGCCCGCAGAGCCATCCAGTCCATAGGACTctgggggtggctgcccagcctctgtgcttttgtgggggggggtcccctcaaTAACTTACCCAGCTGTCCTGTGGACAGGGTGGTCCCCCATACTGAGGTTAGTTCCAACATCTTCCATGGGGCCCAGGAACCCTGGGGCTAGAAGCAGGGGTTGAGGAACCCCTCCCCCACGCTCAGTACAGCAGTAGGACCATGGGAAATGGcatgacccagcagcctgctccactccactgccTATCTCCCACTGGGTCACTCCAGTTCCCATGGCTCCTGTAGCCATGGTGAGGGGGGCAACCTCTGTTGCTACCCCATGCCAAGCCCCTAGTAATTGTATGAGTTGTGGGGAGGGCGCTCCAGAGAAGGAGTGCAACAGAGGCCGAAGAGGgcggagcagaggcaggaagaggtggggtggcgtgggatggagtggggcagggtagggggagggctgggagaaaggtggggtgggggcaggagcagaaagaggcagggtgcgggtgggagcagggcctggattGTCCCAGTTGCCATCCACCCCCAGGGACAGCCCACTCTGGCCAGCCAAACTGCTGAGAAACAGGAATCCGGTGTTCCCAGCTATGATCCGTAAAGCATGGCCATGCCCAGCCAAACAAAATATTCCCAACCACCTAAAAGAGTTTACAAATTCCACCTGGgtatctcctgcccagctgctgcaagccTTCTGCAAGCTGCTGGGAAGCTGCAATCTTGAGCACACTGAGCATCTCACAGGAGGTACTTGGCAAGATCGGACCCTGTTTTGAGTCTTTTCCTGGCTCTCTCATCCTTCCAGCTGttgcttcctgctccttcccctatTTCCTCCAACTTTTTAGTAGGTTACCATGGAAACAACCTTGATTTTTGAGCAATCTGTATTTTACTTTAACAGTCAATAAATAATTTTGAGACTATCAATACTTGCAAGTTTTAAGTCTTTCCTCTTCTTTACCTCCTTTATTTTTTCTTCCTCATCTTGTGAGACTAGCCTCTCTTTCAAGCACCCACTAGATGGTGCATGGAAGCTTGCTCAGACTGATCTGTATTTTTAGGGAGAAGATGAGGCAGGATGTATACCCACTTTGATGTCAGCAGTATCAGAATGTTATGGTATTAAACAATATTTTGTGTTCCACTATGGAGCTGAATTTCTAGATTGTCTCTGCTCACAACACTCAACTCATTGAATTAAAATGTGTCACCATGGATTAATTTGGCTCAATATTTTAATGGTTTACAGACAAAATATAAATTAGCTCAAAAGCCATTTAGATTAGCAGTAGAAGGTACCAAACTTAATGGGAGCTGGGTCCAGGAGCCCACTTACAGCAGTAAGGAGGGATGCCAAATGCACATATAacactgacagagccaggttGTTAGcaggcaggcttgaacctgggtCCCCTAGAGACTAGCTCAGGAATCTCAACCCCAGGAGCTGAGAGCTGCCTGCCTCTTAACTAAAGCTGTAGAGCAAATTCACTAATCTCCCTCTGAATGATCTCAGTGTCATTAAATGAGACAGAACACCACAACCAGGAGGTGTGTGAATTACACATAGACATAGGAAATAGGATAAAATGGCTTGGTGAGAACCATCTGGTTGGGGTAAATGGATGCAAGACAACAGGTACACACACACCTTGTACAATTTGCTAGACTGCTTCAGAAAATTTGTCGTCTGGCATCCTTTCCCTACTGACACAGTATTTGATGcttcagagagagagatgacGATACCGGGCTAATTTCCCATTGCTCTTGGTTAGAAGTGATCAAATTGTGGTCTCTGGACTAGCAGTGATCCACAAACCACATTCAAGGGCTCAGTGGATAGTTCCCTGTAAGGTGTGCATCTCTGTGGCTACCCATGAAAGAATGAAGAGCTGCCTGTCTAATTAGTCATGCAGATGCGGCTCCACTAATTAGGCGCCTGGACTCTGGAGCAAtgctccctctaacttttttccatccacacaTGGAATACACTTTGTCATGTGCAGAGGCATATGCACACGTGCACCCCAATAACACATGCTAGTGGCTGTGGGTGACCTGCTAATCAGCTcagtggcatctgaatttctcctggatggccaccgaTGTGCTCAGCTTAGCGGGGAATGCTGAGCCTCACATGTGAGGTGAGGTGGTGGTGTTGGGGGAGAACGGGAGGGTGGGTGGAAGGGAGAAGTGGGGTAAAGCATGGGAAATAGAAGGCAGAAGGGCCAGTAGGGtgagaagggggtggggatttGGGACATGAAGGGCTGCAGTGGCTAGAGAACTTTCCCCAtctccagggctgtggctgagggcCAGAGTTAGAGGACGGGGAGGAGTACAGGGCAAGACCTCTCTTCTCCTCTGGAGGTTTCGCACtagcctcagcagcttgtgtcTGGAACTCAGCTCCTGCTGTGTGCGCAGAATTCCCCGGGATGCTGGTTTGGGTCCCTCTAACGATGTTATTCTATTATCAGTAACTGTGCCGGAGACAGGGCTGTCCTCGTGATCTTACAGAGAGACCCTGGACTAGGCAAGGGACATCATGAGCCCCGTATAAAGACACACAGGGCTGGCTCATAGGACGGGCATAGCTGTCTAGGTGACCTCGTGCCTAAGGCCAGGGGGCCTCACCGGATCTTCGCTCCGTCACCACCGCCGACCAGCCcgagcctcagtttcctcattggGAAAACGGGActatttcctccctccctcctataGGCTAACGAGGTCTGGGGTGCGCCGAGGGGGCACAGCAGAGCCTGCCCCCAGGCACGAGGCACCTAACAGCGGGCACCACCTTCTGCAGGAGGGAGCCACGCTGCGGGTTCCGCTcgagcctgggggctgcagccggggCAGCGACCAACCCGCAGCGCCCCCTGAAAGGGGCGGGGTTCTGCGAGGCGCGCGGAACGTCGCCTCCGAAGGCGCCGCCCGAGcggcccagccagctccagcgCACGTCGGGTCACGTGACAAGCCGCGTGGTGGGGGAGGTCAGCTGACCGGAAGTGGCGCGTGCGGCCAGAGCCGGAGGAGCGTGGAGGTCGCTGCCATGGAGCGCTATGAGAGAGCGGCGCCCCCGGAGATCCAGCAGTAAGTCCCCGCTGCCGGCCCTGCCCGCCTCTGGCCCAGCGGCTGCCGGGGAGCTGCACCGCCGGCCGCCGTCCCGTGGAGCGGCAGCTCGCGTCACCGGGCCCCGCTGCTGCGCCTGGCTGCCCCGTGGGCCCCACTGGAGCCGGCTGACAGCAGAGGGCCGCGGCAGGCGTGGCGAGTCCGGCGGGCGGGGCTGGGGCGCTgcgagggggtggggaaggtaaACCCGTAGCGCCTCCCTGGCGGGCACAAGGGGCGGGAATGGGTCAAGGGGCCGCAGGCGACCCCTTTGCCGCTCGCCTCCCGGTACTGTGCGGAAAGCGGCGGGTTCTGAATGGCGCGTGCTTGGCAAGTCCGGCTTGTCCACCCAGCCCGCGGGGCACCCCCAGGGTTACTACGGGAATACCGTGGGGCGGTCTGGAGACCAGATGTGATGTACAGAGCTGGGTCTGGggcctggtttttttttaaccttgaacGAGCCGCTCGAGCTCTGCATTGGGACTTCTCTAAGCTACAGTACGTCACAGATCTGCTCTGTTCTGCCCCTGTCTCCCAAGCTAGCCTGGTCACTCTGCTTCACCACGTGACGGGAAGCAGAGCACCTCAGACCCTGTGGTGGCTGGCTTAGGAGATGGCAGTAGTGTCAAGCAGGGTGCTGCTTCTGCAGTGACCTGTGCTGTCGGCCTTATCCCACCTAGGGTCCCACAGACTAACCTGAGTATGCGTGGCTAATCCAACCATAGGACATTTGGGGTGGCTATGATGGAGCTGGGCTGGCTGTGCTGAACCGTCCTGTGGTCTGGATGGCTCTGAACATACCTCACCCAGGCTATAGGAAAGTGCCACAGAGCTAGCATCTGGAAACGGCTGTAACCCTGCTGCGCTATTGGTGGTGGCACCAGGGACCCCCTgataaattgagtttgagacccctgctttAGACAGATGTTCATGTTTTAAAATGAAGGTTACCGTCTGAGGACACACTGTCAGTGACTGTTTTAAATTAGTTCAGGGATTGCTTGGCTGGTTTGatcattttattttggaataaacacTTACACCAAGTAAAGTAAGAAGGAACGAGCAAAAGCAAATTCGGCACCAGTCATAGCTGGTGTTGACTACAGAGATGCAACTTGTCTCAGCAGCCGAAATGCTGTTGAACAAGGGaatatttttccttgtttttATTGATGAAATTGTACTTAACCctgtaactgtttttttttttttgcaacctcTGTTTACTTTGTTCTAGCAACCAGACTTTATCAGACATATTCTGAAATTGGTCTCTAATTCTAATGCCCAGTCATTATAGGTTTAGATATATGAGCTTTATATATTGTAACTTGAATTTGTGGCAgctaaaataacttttttttgctCTATCCTGTTTGTTAAATGGAAGTTACAtcaatggaaatttaaaaaataatattgaATGCTGATGCTGTTGGATTAAAAAAGAGAACTTGAGCTTGAGAAAATGTAGTGTTGAAACTTATTCTTAGGTTCTGTATTTGCCTCTATCACCTTCTGATTTTTATGATCTTggtcatattttctgtcttacgtTTTTCTCATCTCTGCTTGTGAGAGAGATCCCCTGTAAAAGGGGGAATGTTACACAGCAATATGAACTGACTTGTCTAATGCTTTAAGcttaaaaagattttaaaaaaatcttggatAGTGATATGGTAGTTGAGGAGGGTCCCTTTTAATAATGAGCATgctttagttttttaaaataaggaacCAAACACATTTACTAAAGTAACTTTAGGGAGTGCTTCTCAAAATTCAGTAGCCCAGAACCCCCATTTTGCTTAAAAATGTTTAGGGATCCTCTAACCCCCTCCTGTTTGGCACTCATACCTCTCTTCTGAAACCCTGTCCCCCCACTTGGCTCTCCCCCCATTCTCACTTGCTTTCACCACGATAGGGCAGAGAGATGTGGGCTCTGGCCTGGGGTTTAGGATAtggctgggcagcacttaccTCTGATGGCTCTTGAAAATGGCTGGCACAGCCCTCTAGCAGCAGCTCCTAGGAAGGGGACCAGGTGTTCTCCATGCCCCTGCCTGTAAGCACTGCCCCCCATAGCTctcactggctgctgctccttGTCAGGGGAGCCACAGAATCAGCCCCATCCCAGGTGCTGCAGGGATGTGCTTtccacttccaggagcagcatggatCCAGGTCAGGTGGAAAGTCTGCCTTAGCCTGTTTTCGCTGCTGTACTTCTAacatgcaggagacactgagagGGAAGAGGTGAAGTTGAGCTGTCCTGGGAACCCTTTGGGATACTCTTGGGGGTCACCTCACAGGTCCAcagaccccagtttgagaaacactgagtaaTATTTCTTGTCATGACTATTTaatggcagaatttggccctgaaaTAATTCTGAAAGTAAGGTGATTAAATACCAGCTTTGAGTACAGAGCTTAATTTCTGGCCTCTTTCCAAGAGCAAATACAAAGAAGATTCTTTAAAACCAACTGTTTGTATTTCTCCCTTTTTGAAGAAAAGTTGATGCACTATGTTAGATATGTTACACGATTTTCTGTGTTGTTACAACTGTTCTTGTTCATTTCAGAAATGAGGGCTCATTAACATCAACCCTAAGAACGCTTCTGTTCTTCACAGCTTTGATGATCATATTACCTATTGGGCTGTACTTCTCTTCAAAAGCTTATGTATTTGAAGGTAAATCTGTTCTAtctaaacaaacatttttaaaaggcaaagcGTCATATCTAAAAATAGCCTTTTGCCCCTTCTCTAACACCCATTTCTTTGCACAAACTGAATGCATTTCGATTAAAAGGAGAACCCCCTAGGAATATGGAGCTGGAGGCATTCAAGGTTTTGGGTGCAAATGAGAACCAATTTATTTCTTATATCAAGTATAAAATCCAAGTTTCAGTTATGTAGAGAATACATGAAAGGCTGCAGTGGTGATGTGTGTGAAAATTGTTCTGTTTAAGATTTTCTTTTAACTTCACTAGCTCatctatgattttattttttacataATGCATTAAGCTATAtttataaatacaaatatttaattcAGTGCTTACAAACACTGAGCTTCAGATTTTGAAATCTGTTTGAAGAATTTCATTCTTTCCACTTTTCCTGAGGGCTGAGGCTAAAACTTGTGCTGTGGAGCCAGGGCTCTGGTAAATTGCTAACAATCAGAAAAGAGCCTGTCTCTTTGCAACATGAAAATAGACAAAACAGCAGAACTTCATGATGCTGCATAAGTATCTTTCTGAAGACGAAAGTAGGACTTCCCTCATTTAGTTTCCCTTGCACTATCTAATACAGTACTTCTCATGAGAAAGCATGGTCTGTCTCGTGGCCTGAACATTGAAGACAGGAATGCTCAAGTTCCAATCACTGTTGTGCTACTGACAGACGGGctgtatgcaaatattttaacatCTGCTCCTCAATTTTCCCCATTATTAAAAGAGAGCAACACCACTGCCAACTGAGTATTGAATTCTGATGGAGGATGACGTATTGTGCCACTGCCAAAAGGATGTGGCCAGACTGGGGACAGTCCAGCTGAGGGCAATGAAAAGGGTTAGGGGGCTGGTCTCgtttaatctgcagaagacaAGAATTAGgggtggatttgatagcagccttcagctgcttgaagggagattctaaagaggatggagtcaGGCTAttgtcagtggtggcaggtgatagaacaagaaacaatgacCTCAAattgcagtggaggaggtctgagttggatattaggaaaactacttcacgaggagACTGGTGAAGCACTGGTGTGCACTgggtagggaggtggtggaatctccatctttagagcgttttaaggccaggcttgacgtAGCCCTGGATGGAATgattagttggggctggtcctgctttgagctgggAATTGGACcagatgacctgttgaggtctcttccagcgctgatattctatgattctaggatggTAGAAGAATATTTGTAGAACATGCTAAAGAGATAAAATGTGGCTtttccaaaagttttttttttctttgaggtaCCAGTTAACCAGCAGGTTGCATTATCAGTATCCCAACTGTAATGTAGTAGTGAAGTCTCATTACTAACTGTAAATTCTGAGCTATCGTCTTTCTGTCCTACCCTTAATAGGCAGAAATAATGAGCATGTAATAAAAGGGGCCTGTTTAAGCACTTGCCATTTAATGTTCTGTCTCAATAGAAACAGTTGGAATTCTTTTAAATTGGTGTGTTCTTTTTGTCTTACTTCTCAGGTACGTTTGGAATGTCCAACAGAGACAGCTACTTTTATGCTGCCATCGTCGCTGTAGTTACAGTTCATGTGGTACTTGCTCTCTTTGTTTATGTAGCATGGAATGAAGGGTCTCGACAGTGGCGTGAAGGCAAGCAGGATTAAAGCAAACATCACCATCTGATATCCACAATCTGAAGACTGCATATTTGTGGATAGAGTGAAAAACATTCTTGTGCTGTATACACATACAAAGTAGAAGTTAATGTCTCCGGGCTGTGAATGCCTGTATGTGAATAGTTCGAGGGTTGTGCCATCTCAGATGAATACTAGTAATTTCTCTAATAGtgaaaatttttaatttaaatcagtcGCAACTTGGCACAGTGGGAGAGGCATTCACCTGAAATTGGAGTGGATTGACTGGAAGGAATATGTATTTTGTGTATATATACAAGAAGTTTGGGATTTTTTACAGTTCTGATCAGCTATAAACCAGATGTaaagaaattgaggcacagataTGGGTCAGCCGTGAAGCAAAATTATGTATTCCTAATGTTCAGTTACCAGTTAAAAAGGCTGAGTGCCATCCTAGTGGAACTGAAACAGAGTAGAATTGATTTCTACTTCATGTGGGTGGATGCACAGTTTTAAGATCATGGAATTGAATTAACTGTTTGTGTTAGTCATGGTTGTATGAGTGTACCGTGTACATTTTTGATGGAGGAATAGGAGAATGTTTCTTAAATAATCTTGAAAGGCAGCTCTTCATAACTGAAAATCTCTCATCCTGGAGAGTGGTTGTTAATTTTTATGGGAATTGTAAGTTCTCAGAACAACAGACAAGGATGTGCTCTCTTAGAGTTTCACTATTGAATAGTAACATCTCAAGTTCACTGAAAATCATTTGCATCAAAACATTGTTTTCAGACTGTTACCATTATTTTCCAGGAAAAGTTTTTGATAAACTACAAGAAACCTTGTAATGCAGTGTCTAACTGCTTCACCAAGCTATTGACAATGCATTTCTGAGAGATTGTACTGCAGCTGAAGTCTTAAAAGCTTGAAATCAAATGGATAGGTGTGCAATAAATCTCCTAGAAAAGCATGTCTGGGAATAATTTCATATCAGTATAGCACAGTGGTGAGAAAATTCAGCTGGTGTCTTCTATTTCAATTTTCAGATTTttgtcattttaaattttaattttggcTTGCTGCATATTCGACtgatttccctccctctctcccctgtcCCTGCAACTAATACTTTCAGTATCTTTAGATTTCTATAGTAGTGACCTGCTCACACTTCCATTCTTACCACTTAGCTGGTTGATGCAGAGGAGAACAGGGTATTATTTTCTTTCGGCAAAAATACAAAGTTGCAGTTGCTCCTAAGCAGTTAGTCCtttcagccctctctcaccactgACTGAAATTGTTGGATATTTCTTGTAATACAGTCACGGACAAAATACATTGAAGAGTGGGTTTGAGAGGTGTGCTGGAGGGAACAGGTCAGATTCCAGGGGAGAATACCAGACAAAGCAATATTGTTAAAACTTTTGTCTGTGCTATTAAAATGTAAGGGTGACCATGTTTTTTTATCGCTACCCCTTGCATGTCAGGTTTCCACATGTCACATTTTGCTGGAATCACACAAACGATTTGTCCTAATTGCTATTTTCTTGGGAAGGGTCTCTACTCAGTCACGTTGGGATACAATTAGTCTAACAGATTGTTATTGagttttgttctgtatttatgTTGCCTAAATATTTGTATCTGTGTAAGGAAGAATTTTTCTGAAGACCATAGAAATGTAGAGCAGTTCCtttaccttttttattttgaaaagccTATTCGTGATTTCTGCTTTGCCTGTTTCACTTGTATCATGTTCATATAGTGCCAAAGTGATTGTTGTACCCACACTTGTCTGCAGAACATGGCCACGAACATGGTAAATTAGCCATTCCTGGTTTTGTGAACAATAGATACAGAAGAGTATTTACATAAACTGTGACCCACCCCCATCTACTGATGTTTGGTGACAAGCACTGAAAATGAAGCATACTGCTGCATGTTAACTTCAGCTTAGCACAAATCAATCTTATTGTTTCAGACATGAAATTTAAACTTGTCCAGTGTTAGATTGCTGCTGGCACGCTAGAGAATGGTACTGTAGTTATTCGAAATGCAGATGTACTCTGTAAGATGCCATTCTGAGAGATCCCTATTCCCAAATAGCTGTACCCCATGTTGTGTAAGTGCCCCTTGATAAACAATTATACTTCACTGAGTTCCAGTACCAAGACTTAGTAAATGTACCTACTTTAGCCGAATTATTTCTCAGTTATCGTCATTCTAATGCTGTGCACATGCTAATATGATTTATAATGAACAGATTAGCTGCAGCAACATAAAGAATTGGCTTTATTCCATTTATAATGAGCTGTGCTTCATTGAGTGTACCATGTTCTATCGAGGCTGTTTGAACTAAATGTGAGGGGTTACTAGACCCTAAAATGACATTTTCTTTGGGATTATAATTGCTTAGCATACTAGTTTAACCACAAAAAAGTGGATATTCTGAAAAGTTCTAGAGGACTATCTTAAATACATCTCAGCTATCCAGGATGAAAACATGACAGCATTCCattgaaacatttttatttccccCTAAGCAGAACATCTTTGCTTTAAGAAGTTGTCTTTAAGTAGTAAAGTAAGATGAGAGCTTTGAGTATGTGGTTAGTGGAAACAACAGAAAGCAGGAAGAGGACAGCAAAGAAGTTGAAGACTTATCTAGGTAGGTGGTGCAGTGAAAAGAGCAATATTGAAAGAAATTAGAAGGCACAGAATTTGAAAAGGTacaaaacagctgaaaaaaatgtAGCCCACATCCATAGTGAGGCTCACACGTACTTAATGAGCTACGTGTCTCAACTTGCCCTCTGCCCTGGTCCGTTTAAACTGATTTATGGCCTGCTTTGGCTAATGTGTACAAGGCCAAATACACAAAAAACATATAGGGTGTGGCTTTCAAACAGGATCTTCACCCAACTTTCCTCATTCCACTTAGCAtggccacattttttttttcagaaacccTCTTAGCAGTGGCAGCTGTGCGCCTAGAAACACTGTACTTGGCATTGTACAACTGCAGAACAAAACAAGGGTCCTAGTCCCAGGCAGCTCACAGTCTTAGGCCCGCATACCTGGATCTGGTTTTAAAGGTCATTGCACTTACCACCAATAAGGGCCTAGTCTACAGGTGGGACTAGTGTGTGCATCAAGTGTACAAGAGCTGTGCTACCAAGCCTGGTAcccagttaatttaaaaaaaaattaggttaaTGGAGGATAGCTcgatcaatggttattagccaggatggacagagaTGGTTTCTCcaccctgtttgccagaagctgggaatgagcaacatgGTGGATCACTTGTTTATTACCTGTTAAATTCATTACCTCCAATGCATTGGCCACTTTCGGAAGACAGAATAATGGGTAGGTGGACTTTTGGTCTGGCCCAatatggccagtcttatgttcttagaaaGTATGTACATTACTAGATACACTACTGGGATCCCTTTTGTGCTTCAGCAACAGGAAATAACATTTTAAGTCATAGCAGGTTGAGAAATATCCAAAATAATTGTTACCAAAAAGCAGATAATTTGTGATAGCCAGGGGCTGTTTTCTTATAGGGGCATATAATGGTCTTCATAGGCTTTGAAATTATCCTGAATTTTAGAGTTTGTATTTAGATTACTTTTATTCCTTGTTTCCTGATCATTCGTGTAAATCTTGCAGAAAGGGAATATTTTAATTGACATTTGGAAGTTGTTGTATTAATTTTATTGTGATATTAATGGTTTTCAGTACTGAAAAATACAGAGTTTTGAACAAGTGCTGGTAAGACAGATCTTACTGTAACAGTTCAGTGACTTTGACTACCCATATCTCCCATCTTCAGGATAGGGTCCACTGTTTCTTAAAATATGGATTGAACACCAAGGGCAGGCAAACTAAAGCTGAGTAGATAGTGTGAATAGATACTTTTAAAGCAAGCGGTATCTCTAAATTTTCAAATTACTAGCATCAAGGAGTCACAAAGTAGTTAGGAAGTGTGGAAAGTTCCTGGGTTTTTGACTCCATAATTATTAAATAAGTAAAATTTCTTTTGTATGTTCTGCAAAAGCTAAATTTTCATCTGATCTTTCCTTTTTTATAATGGCTGCAAATATGTATGAGACACTCAGAAATTGAAATAAACAGGCTTAATTGGGGTTGAAGACATTTGATGTAGACTGTGGACTACTGAAAATTTCACATGAAATTCACACAGGAAGATGTTAATTTTTATCAGGTCATGTACTTTTAAACTAGCTGTTTCCCTCTTGTCTGTCAAGTCCCCTGACTGGCCAATGTAAATAAACTTTAATGTGTGGGCGGCACAGTCTGTGTATGTTAAAGTTGAATAaaacatataaaatatttaacttAATGTTTGGCAGGTAGGAGAGAAATTGTGTAACTTGCTTTTATATGAAACTGCTGAAAACTAGAAAATGGACATAATTCAATCTTGTCTGCAGTGGTATAGTGGAGTTGGTCTTGTAGATGCAAGGTGGAGGTAAGATTTGAAGAAGTCGTGTGTATGCTCTCTACTGTAAGTTCCGTATCTCGCTCACCATCACAAGTTGGCCCAATAAATATTACCTCACCAACATAATACCCATAGTACAAGATTGTCATATTGCAGCAGCAGAGTGATGGACAGGCTTTTCTGTCTGGAATTCTGTGGTGTGTGCGTGCACACTCGATTGGCTAGAAAATTGTATATTTCTCACTAGGCCAACTGCTGCCGGACAGGAAGTGTTTGGATTTATTGGCATTTGGACAGCTTTGAGCCTGAATAGCGTGGCAGCCAGTGTTTCCTCTACTTTttta
The nucleotide sequence above comes from Carettochelys insculpta isolate YL-2023 chromosome 13, ASM3395843v1, whole genome shotgun sequence. Encoded proteins:
- the VMA21 gene encoding vacuolar ATPase assembly integral membrane protein VMA21, with the protein product MERYERAAPPEIQQNEGSLTSTLRTLLFFTALMIILPIGLYFSSKAYVFEGTFGMSNRDSYFYAAIVAVVTVHVVLALFVYVAWNEGSRQWREGKQD